TTCTACGATCTTTCTTTTAAGTTTGACATTGTCTAAAGGATAGTTtgcacttcataaatatttaacacTAGCTCCTACAGGTTTTTTCTATTGTAAAGTATATTTAAGTCTTAAgacctttttttcctttttgataaAATCATTTTGTTGATATAATAATTCAAGTCATAAcatgaaaacaaaaatttgaagAACACTCATTATTCAACCCTTTTACAAAGACATGCAAGATAAGCAAATTACCTTTGGGTTTGTGACACAAAATTTCTTAATAATCTTGTATGTTTAGAAAGACTTTTCTTTCAAGTGTCTACTGTTGAAAGGTTATTAAAATATATCTATTATTCTATGTTAGATTGTGACAAATAGATACATGATTCCTTCCAAGTTTTCAAGCTTAATGAATGAATTTTATACctagttatttttatgttttagggtgTCGGACATAGTGATCAGAAAGTCTTAGTGCTTGCAGCAACGAATACTCCCTATGCTCTTGATCAGGTAAAGgataatattatcatatattttgCATATATTCATCTTGAATCAGCTGAGGGGTttctttgactaataaaatgttcTTACAGGCCATCCGCCGCCGTTTTGATAAGCGTATTTACATTCCTCTCCCTGATTTGAAGGCTCGACAACATATGTTCAAAGTACTAGACCTTATCCCTGATATTTTGCTTTGTattgggaaaaagaaagaaaaatgcttGGTTCATTTGTCTCCCTTTTCACTATAAAATCATTCATTATTTTTGACATGGTTGCGTTGATTTGAAACAATAAATTGCAACAGGTGCATTTAGGTGATACTCCTCACAACTTGACTGAAAGTGATTTTGAAAGCTTAGCTCGGCGGACGGAGGGGTTTTCTGGGTCAGATATATCTGTTTGTGTAAGTGCGCAACATCTGTCTGAGATGCTTGATTATTCTCTCATCTTCTTTCTCCAATTTCTGTTTTAACAGTGAATCTTAATATGTAGGGCCAATATCGAGTAACTCACTTGTGCcctattttacttttctttatgtCTTGACAGGTTAAGGATGTCCTTTTTGAACCTGTTCGTAAAACCCAAGATGCAATGTTTTTCTACAAGACGCCTAATGACATGTGGATGCCATGTGGACCCAAGCAACCAGGTGTTGTCCAAATCACCATGCAGGAATTGGCAGCCAAAGGACTTGCAGCACAGGTATGGAGTTTCTTGAGATACAATGCATATGAATTCTTACGTATGAGTCTCTCAGTCCCTCTTTTGCTTGAGATTTACCAATTCTGTATAAACACGGAAAACAAAAATCAGAATAGAGAAATCGATCTGTTGCGCAATAAATATAATCAAGTCATTTGTGAGGATTGAGGTAATTAAAGTTTTGTTTTCATCAATTAATAATCATGCAGATTCTTCCGCCTCCTATTTCAAGATCAGATTTTGATAAGGTGCTTGCGAGACAGAGGCCAACAGTGAGCAAAGCTGATCTTGAGGTCCATGAGAGATTTACAAATGAGTTTGGAGAAGAAGGCTGATGGCTTTGATGAAACCGTCACATTGATCTACTCTCCAGTTGTGAGTGCAATCActgtaatttgtatttttattaataaccGCTTGATCATCCAAGGAATCATCTCTATTTAGCTTCGTCAAGCGGGGAAGGTGACTTGACCTCCCTTTTCCTGTATTCAGACGCAATGAAGTTAATTGCTTGTCTTTTTTACTGTGTAAAGAAGATTACCAAGAAAACTTTGGCTTCAAATACTTGAATTTATGCTGTGCCCTTTTTCACCTAAACTTGATGGCCTTTGTTTTTTAAATGCTTTTGAACTTTCAGGTTTCATTTGGAGCATTGGCTATTGCTGCCTACCAGTTAGGAGTAGTATGGTTGGATGGGTTGTTTGGAGGAAAAGTAGAGGGACGGGGCGGGCCGGGGGGGTGGATTTGATgatttgtatgtatatatattattataaatgtgTCATAAAAAGATTTAAGGTATATTATTACTTGCATAAAGATTTTGACAATATTCTTTTTCTGTGGTGTAATCGGGTCACGTCTAAAATTGCCCAATTCCTCTAGTCTGGCATTCGGTGCAGAATATGTATAGTGTTTTATTCTATAACTGAATTCCCAAAATACCCCCTTCATAGCTTTATGGTTGATTAATTTTCTGACTTAAATCGGGAATGCTTTTATGggatacaaaattacaaaaagaagGGCACGGATAATCTTTCGTTTATCTAGTGGAACTATAATTGCTTAATATATGGAATCTTAATTACCTTTGAATAAATCTGATGTCATATACTCGAGAAAGTTCCCAAATCATGTTTAATCAATTGAAATAAAACTAATTTCTCATTAAGTTTGATTATGTCTTTGCTAATTTACTTTAAGTTGAAGcgatgcttttttttttaatatttattataccTTACGTTTCGTacttaaatattagttatatggttGAGGGTGAATAAATTTTTAGTTGGAAAAAACTATCTAATTGAACTTTTTTTCATGAGGATGtagaaaaatattactttttAGACATTTTACAATTGAATCATTGTTATGTCATATTCTCCCACAAATGAGTTTGATATGACAAGTGTCTTCtacgtttttattttaatataaaaaataaaatattaaacatataaaatagagtttagtttaattatttagatttaagaAAATCGTCAACcgattatattaaaattagatCTGTTAACCCTAGTTTCTTTTTCTTGGAAAATTTAATAATAGTCTCTGTTTCTTTTGCAGTCCTTTTCGTGACCCTTCTCACTCAAGCTTAtaaagattaaagaaaaaaaatatttgaccGTTAAAGAAGACCGAGATTTATCCTTTTAGTTaactcttctttttctttagattttttgTTTTGGCTTTTCTTAATCGAAACTAGGGCATTCCTTCTTACCAAAAACAAAAACCCCTTTATAGGTatttttagttaagttttaagATTCGggaaaaaatcaatttttttaaaaataaattatctctgcTTCCTCATGCCATTAACCATACCTCGACCTATAGCTTCTTCTTCGCTTGTAAGCActccaaaaccctaaattttcatatttccctTTCTTGGGTTTCTAGAAAACAAGGTAGAGTTTCCCTTCCTTTGGGATTTGGTCATTTTCCGCAATtggcttttatatatatatataaacttctCTGGGTTTTGGGTGCCATGAACTTTTTTACCTTTAATTCTCATTCTTAGCTGTGGGTTGGTTCTTTTTTCTCGTTGAAACGCTATGAACTTTACTAGTCCTTGCCCGAGTTTTAACCAAACATAATGAAACCAGAAGCAGAAATTTAGAGGATTATGCGAAGCAGCAAAAGGAGAGAAAGATGATTGCTGAGAAACCAAATTGGGTTAGGCATGAGGGAATGCAGATATTCTCGGTTGATGTTCAGCCTGGTGGTCTAAGGTTTGCCACTGGTGGAGGTGACCACAAGGTAAAACTTTCCTTCTTAGCACTTTATATTTCCTTTTGGCTTTGGTTTTCTACCGTTGGAGGTGATCATTGTTGCATAGTTAGCATTTATATACTACAATGATATGAGCAGATGCTATCTTAGTATGCTGAGTGCTGTCAGATAGAATCTTTCCTTGCTGTGTATGTTAGATTTTATGTTACcttttttatctttaaatatCAATGTTCTTATACCATCTGAAAAATGCAGGTCCGAATATGGAACTTGAAATCTGTTGGCAGGGACTTGGAAAACGACGAATCTACACAGAGGCTTCTAGCAACTTTGCGTGATCACTTTGGGTCTGTCAACTGTGTTAGGTGGGCCAAGCATGGACGATTTGTTGCATCTGGGTCTGATGATCAAGTGATTCTAATTCATGAGAGAAAGCCTGGTTCTGGAACCACTGAGTTTGGCAGTGGAGAGCCTCCTGATGTTGAAAATTGGAAAGTTGCAATGACACTGAGGGGGCACACTGCAGATGTGGTAATCATATTGTATTTCATGTTAGGTCGTATTACCAGCAATAAGAGCTGAAGTCTCTATCCTGTAGTTAGTTTTGCTCTGCTGCTTGTTGATTGATTTTTCATGCTTGGAAAAGCTTCGTATTTTACCTAGAAATTCAGGTTTTACTATATCCTTTTCTGTCTCTACAGAAATTGCTAATGACTACCGTTTTGATTTTGTGTTTACTTCAATTTGGTGAGAACTGAGGGGTTTGGGTAGGAGAGAAAGTAGAGGAGAAAGAATGGTTGAAATTATCTACTGTAAGCCCTTAGTTTAAGTTAGTGGTTTCTTATAAGCACTGGCTATAGTCTAACTTGGAAGTTTCATTTGTTCTCGCTTGAAGTAGGTGGATCTTAACTGGTCTCCTGATGACTCAATATTGGCCAGTGGGAGTTTGGACAACACTGTCCATATATGGAATATGAGCAATGGCATCTGTACAGCGGTGCTGAGGGGTCATTCCAGTCTCGTTAAAGGAGTTGCCTGGGATCCCATTGGGTCCTTCATAGCAAGTCAGTCTGATGACAAGACGGTCATAATATGGCGAACAAGTGACTGGAGTCTTGCTCATAAAACAGAGGGCCACTGGGCGAAATCGGTATGTTAATCTGTGATGTTCGAAGTTTCTTTTGTCATAAATTGTGTTTCATTTTGCTGATGGAATTATGTTCTTTTCAGTTGGGATCAACATTTTTCAGGCGGCTTGGATGGTCACCTTGTGGTCATTTCATAACTACCACTCATGGTTACCAAAAGCCAAGGCATTCTGCACCCGTTCTAGAGAGAGGAGAATGGGCTGCCACATTTGACTTCTTAGGCCACAATGCCCCAATTATTGTAGTGAAGTTTAATCACTCAATGTTCAGAAGGAATTTTGCCAATTCACAGGAAGTGAAAGCTACATCTGTTGGCTGGGCAAATGGAGCTGCTGCTAAGATCGGGGGTAAAGAATCACAGCCATATAATGTTATTGCTATTGGAAGTCAGGACCGCACTATAACCGTGTGGACAACTGCAAGTCCTCGACCTCTCTTTGTAGCCAAGCATTTCTTTGGTCAAAGTGTTGTGGATTTATCCTGGTAAAGCTTTTCATCCTAGTGAgcaatatatatgtgtatgtgtgtcatcaatttgcacttttttttttgcattctgGTAGCTTTTTCATCTTAATAGTAATCTCTTTCCATAACAGGAGCCCTGATGGCTATTCTCTCTTTGCCTGTTCATTGGATGGGACTGTGGCTACTTTTCATTTTGAAGCTAAAGAACTTGGCCATAGGCTTAGTGATGCTGAACTTGATGAGTTAAAGAGAAGTCGTTATGGTGACGCTAGAGGCCGACAGTCAAATTTGGCAGAGAGCCCAGCACAGTTATTGCTTGAAGCTGCTTCAGCAAAGCAAACTACTAGCAAAAAAGTAGCTTTGGACGTTCAGGAGAGTCAGATACCTGCAAAACCTCCTGTTGAGTTGGGGCTCACAAACAAAAGTTCTGAGCCTCAGAATAATGATGGGAAGAAAAGTGGGCTTGCTGCTAGTGATGGATTAAATAAAGCAATGAGTTCTGCACGGATTTCTAGTCCTGTGAAACAAAGAGAATACAGACGTGCTGATGGCAGAAAGAGGATCATTCCTGAAGTAGTTGGTGTCCCTATTCAGCAGAAAAATATTAGCAGCAATGCTCAATCTCCTGCACTAGACTTCCCTGTTGGATCTTCTGATCGCAGAAAAAATGATAATGGTGCAGTTCCTTCTGATGTTGGTTTGAGAGAAGCTTCTGTCAGGGGTACCGTTGGTAGGAGCTCTGACTTAAAGGAGCGCTCAGGGGTCACTGCCAGGGCTACTGTTACTGACAGCCTGGTTATTGAGAAAGTTCCAGTCTCTGCTGCCCAAGATCATAGCATCAATGTAGAAAAGTCTGGAAGCATGAGACCTTCAAGTTCCACTGCTTCCTCTTCCACATCTCTTTCAATTAGTGTTTTTGATAAGAAAGAAGGCGAGGATATGACTCCAGTTTGCTTGGAAGCTTGTCTAAGGGAACATGCTATGAATGACATTGCTGGTGTAGGACATGCATGTATGATGAAAGAAACAGAAATTGTTTGCACAAAAGGGTCTCAAACTCTTTGGTCTGATCGTATCTCTGGAAAAGTTTCTGTTTTAGCTGGAAATGCAAACTTCTGGGCTGTGGGATGTGAAGATGGGTGCCTACAGGTAAAGCAAGAAACACTTTATCCTAGCctggaaaattttgaattttcctcTCTTATATGTGAAGATGGTTGTATGACTTTTTTGCCCCTCTTCTCTTGTGTTATCATGTTCTATTATCAAGTTCATGATTTCCCCACCTTCTTTCATTTTTCTGGGGGTTCAGGTGTTATGAGGTTTCTGTAGGCATCTCTCCATTCAATGGTGGGCTCTAGACTTGGGCTTTGCATATGCTTGAATGATATTATACCTGAAAATGGTTACAGTGAGGTTTTATTAATTATTCAGCAAATTTACCAGTCTTTTTTCCTCATGTTTTTTAAGGTTTATACAAAGTGTGGAAGACGCGCATTACCTACCATGATGATGGCATCTGCAGCAACATTTATTGATTGTGATGAGAGCTGGAAATTGTTATTGGTCACAAAGAAAGGATCTTTGTATTTATGGGATCTCTTCAATAGGAACTGTCTCCTTCATGATTCATTGGCATCTCTAGTCAGTTTGGACCTTAGCTCATCTGCAAAAGGTATGCATAATCAAATCTAATTTGAGCCTTTTTATGATATTAGACGACATAATATTTCCTGAGACTTCTATAACTCTTTTCAGGCATAATGAAGGTTATATCTGTGAAGTTATCAAAATCTGGTTTTCCTCTCGTTGTCTTGGCTACTCGGCATGCGTTTCTCTTTGACATGAGTCTCATGTGTTGGCTGAGGGTTGCAGATGACTGCTTCCCAGCATCAAATTTTGCTAGTTCTTGGAGTTTGGGTTCAATTCATACTGGTGAGCTGGCCGCCTTGCAAGTGGATGTACGGAAATATTTAGCCCGAAAGCCAGGCTGGACCAGGTTTGTCACTATTACTATTTTTCCTAAAATAATGAAACCGTATCTCAGATTTATGCCCACTATATTTTTGACAGTTTATCGAAGTCAGATGTGACATGAATTTCAATTATATTCTTGTCCCACTAAAATTCCTTTGACAAAGTAGCTGTGTTGGTCCTAGAGTTTCACCAGTAATCTTGTTTTGCAACAGAGTAACTGATGATGGAGTGCAGACACGTGCTCATTTAGAAGCTCAGCTGGCATCATCTTTGGCTTTGAAATCCCCCAATGAATATCGCCAGGGCCTTCTTTCCTACATACGCTTCCTAGCAAGGTTCGTCTCTTCCCAAACCTACTGCATTTATGAGTGATGATAGCAGAAAAAACGTGTTACTCCCCAAACCAAAGTTTGTAGTCAGTGCTTTGTAATAGAATCTGGTATCTATGTATTCCTGCAGAATAATGTTCTCCATCAGGCTATTGGATCCAAGTATTATAATAAATCAATCATTGGCAAATTATACATACTTGTGTTTGCAGAGAAGCAGATGAGTCTCGTTTGCGAGAAGTCTGTGAAAGTTTTCTTGGGCCACCAACTGGGATGGCTTCAGATTCCAAGAATCCTGCTTGGGATCCCTATGTACTTGTAAGTCTTTCATCCCAACCTCTTAAAGTATGTATactgtctctatttattttttcttttcgtatAATTAAGGTATTCTTCATGTCCATTTTACGGTTCATGAAGACCCTTTCGGGGTTAGTGGCTGCCCCTCCCAACAATGCCATCTCAAGGGTTTGAACCTGAGTTCTCTCCATGGAAGTGTTATGCGCCTTACCATTACGTATAACATTTTTTGGGACTCTCTCCATTTATTTTACTGCATTCTTTTTCATCAAATCCTAGAAATACCTCTGGAGGATCACTTCTCTGAAAATATATCACGTGCAATTTTCCGTAACTTTTTCTGTTCAATTAGTTTAAAAGTCTTTGTAGAGGGTTGACTGTTGACGTCCTCACAAGGTATTTCTGTTTTAAGCACCTCTAATCCTTGTGGTCCTGATTTCCGGTAACATAACCGGCATGGCTTTTGATTTGTACTACTCCTGACTGCATATTATTTCTGGACTCGACAATTCCTGTATACATGTCATGTTCATATATTTTCACGTGTCATATTTGTGTCTTGTACTCAAATTGTGTCGAAAGTTGTTAGGTGTAAACTTTTTTTCCCCTCCCTGAATCCCCAGTATCTGACATCATAGTTGGATGCTTTTGCTTTTCCAAGGgctttgaaatatttttaatgtttcttTTCTCTTGACCTATTTGGATGTTTGCAGGGAATGAGAAAGCACAAACTTTTAAGAGAAGACATTCTTCCTGCAATGGCATCCAATAGAAAAGTTCAGCGTTTACTCAATGAGTTCATGGAtcttctctcagaatatgaaatcattgaaaacaATCTAGACCAAAAATCACCATCTCCACCAACTACATCACATCCCGTTATAGATCCGATGGACTCTACCCCGTCTGCAGCAGCTCAAACAGATTCTCCCGTTTTGGCAACAGATAAGAAGGAAAACCCATCCCTTGGTCCAGATAAAATGCATTCTGCTCCATCTATAACAGGTCGAGTAAACACGGGCGCCCTATTGACCGATTCAAGTGAACCGAAACTCCAATAAATGATGAAATCTTCAATAATGCATAGCATACTAATTGAATGGTGTTCAACTTATTAAGTTAGGGGTTTGCACAGTAAAATATCACTTGCTGGTTAAATTTTTGCTATCTTCAGCTTATTGCTGGCTTGAAAAGGGCAGCCTCCAATgatgtatctttttttttttttttttggtgcatGTAACTTTAGAATCTCACTTGTTAGttgaaagtaaattgaagtcTCTCACCATTGATAGAGATGATCATTCTCTTGTAACAATTAATTGaagcttaatattattagtaGAATCTTACTACAAGGAAAACAGGCTCTCAGTGAGACTTATATCCCACTtggttaaaaaaaagttaattactttgagcttaatattagtAAATTCTTACAACCAACAAAAGTAGGCTTATATCCTCCTTTATGGGCCCTATGCTGtaagtttaatgaaaaaaaaatcaaattaaacttGTTATTAGTCGGATTAACATGGCTTTGGCTTTCATTAGCTCTCAATTAAAATTACTATATTGAGGATTATATTATTCACCGAGTATTAGGTTGGggcttgaatcattaattaaccaaTTAATTTTATATTGTGTTTGAGGCTACTGAGAGTTGAAAGAAAGAAGTTCCATCACTCATTTgatccaaaattaaaatattacatgatTGTTGGTAAAAATATCATCCTTTGTTGCATAATTAGAATTCACCGAATTGAAAAACgctaattacatttttatttgagttaattGTAACATATATCCTCAAATTATAACCTTCATCCTAAATTGGTctctaaactttaaaacattctaattatatCCCAAACTAGTGAGGTTATATCAATAAGGTCCTTCTATTAGTATAACTATTAATTTAATCGTTAGATGAAATGTCAAACCTTATGTGCATGGtttaaaatgaaaagttaaaagaaaaattaatttaatcttggttttcaagttttagaagtttttacaAAAGCTTTATCattcactctctcttttttcagttttactttattttcactttttacttttaaaatttatatagtaattttacttttctttaaatcttcattttaaattataccaCATAAGATTTGACATGTCATTTAATAGTtgaattaacaattttaataattgaagGACTTATGATATAACGTGGATATCTAGGGaagtaattaaaatgttttgaagtttgaGAACTAGTTTAGAACGAATATTATAGTTCAGGGATGTTTGATGCAATTAACTCTTAATATTTGATTAATGGTGAAATGGATTAAAGTACCACAAATGCCCTTGTAgtaggagttagattgcatttgcCCCTCtacttaaaaatagataaattagttcaTGTACGTTAGATTAAAGTGCAAAGTGactcttttgttaaaaatttgatttatttctaatgtTAAAAACTATCTCTTTATGGTAAGCCATGTGTCACTATTTGGTTATTCCGTTAGAcacactaatttttttttataattggaaATAGAGAATGGGGTGGCTTGGGATCGAACTCAATCTATTATGCTTACAACATTATACTCTTGAAATTAAATCAAGTGGTTGCTAATAAAACATTAGTTTTTATccataaaaatagataaaatttttaagataaagattaaattactctttaatctaatatacaaggattaatttatctatttttaattaaaaagattaaaatacaatataatttttattataggcgctctatgatttttattttttattttttgtatttctgGGTATGGTTATTGATAAAGTTCATTACCTCCTTCCATTTTTGCTTTGCTTAATATAGTCATCGCCGTGCCGCCATTAATAATGTCAAAGGAGGAAAAGTAAGAAAGAGGCATAAAATTCATTGCTAAACCCACCGTTTCAATCGAATAAAGCAACCATCAATATATCAAAATAAGCGGCGGAATTAGTAATAATCTCAGAACAAATATATGAAGCGGGTCAAAAGGATGGAGCAGCGTCGCAATCAATGCGTGTAGTTTATTGAGGTCAAATCCAATTGATGGGTCCATAAATATGAACATCGTTGCCCAATGGCCGCAATCATTTTACATCTTTATTTCAAGTTGTCAACATTATTCCTCAATGGCCGCAATTATACTTCATCTTTCAACGCCCCACTTCAACTAAACcatccatttcatttcacttCTATCAGTCTCTCCCGTCCTACTATGTATTTCCTTGTTTAAAACGTGCACAACATGCAAGTTTCCTTACCCTACTTCACCCCCAATATCTCTTGTTTCATTTTCATATATTAGCTACACCTATTTCACTTTCATCCTTAAATTTATTCGAGTATAATTATGGTTTGGACTTTGATCTTTTCAATAGCTCGCaaattgttattttttctttgatttctcttaagttattttcataaaatataaaattaaattgtactttGTATTATCCATAGCCCAGTTCGAAGGCCTGCGCGAAATATAGAATGATTTGGACAAAAGAAAAAGACCAGtttagaaaaagaataaataaatatgttGTTTTGTCATTGTTTTgctgtcatttcactattatattattactactttgttgttattatttggatattgtatgaCTCTTATTTTACTGTtagttttgctactattttagagacatttgcttgttaagttgcaactattttagtgttatttaagtataatttttaaaaatttatttttaatttgttgagaaatatttattttagtgtttttgatgtattatattttttaaaatattatataaaaaattttaatacggcCAGGTTGAGcccgagttttaacatttttatacaGACCAAACTTAGGCAAAAGTTTAAACCCATTTTTTAGGTCGAGCCGGGTCTAGACATATCAAACGAgtctaaaattttgttaagactCTACCTGACCTAACCCATAAGCATTTCTAATACCCagaactttaaaaatttttaaaccaTCTAATCAATCTATGATTAACCAGGGAAGATAGTGTTCAAAGATGTACATAAtcgttgtttttctttttttcaaaaatgtaaaCTTTGTCACACAATTAAACTCCGCCACAAAAATAATCAAACACCATCCGGTAGGTACATAcacaaattgaaaaagaaaaacagaacaCGCAATTATGTTTGAACGAGAACAACATAATTATGTTGTTTCAACCTTAATTTTCATCTAATAAATATTCTTtcaaaagcatgatgaattaatgctgcaacattttttaaaattttaaagtgaagagtaatatttttaataaattatataaaattattaaattattaattaatttatgttttcatCGTAAATTTTGAGTGATTAATATTTTAGTGAACTTTAATGTATATGCTTTCATATCTAAAACATACATTCAGCCTATAAAAACATATTCTTCAAAttacttctattttttttctcttaaatgcAGCTGCTGAAAAGATCTGTTTCAACAATTCCAACGTGCAG
The genomic region above belongs to Gossypium hirsutum isolate 1008001.06 chromosome D05, Gossypium_hirsutum_v2.1, whole genome shotgun sequence and contains:
- the LOC107959371 gene encoding protein HIRA isoform X1 gives rise to the protein MIAEKPNWVRHEGMQIFSVDVQPGGLRFATGGGDHKVRIWNLKSVGRDLENDESTQRLLATLRDHFGSVNCVRWAKHGRFVASGSDDQVILIHERKPGSGTTEFGSGEPPDVENWKVAMTLRGHTADVVDLNWSPDDSILASGSLDNTVHIWNMSNGICTAVLRGHSSLVKGVAWDPIGSFIASQSDDKTVIIWRTSDWSLAHKTEGHWAKSLGSTFFRRLGWSPCGHFITTTHGYQKPRHSAPVLERGEWAATFDFLGHNAPIIVVKFNHSMFRRNFANSQEVKATSVGWANGAAAKIGGKESQPYNVIAIGSQDRTITVWTTASPRPLFVAKHFFGQSVVDLSWSPDGYSLFACSLDGTVATFHFEAKELGHRLSDAELDELKRSRYGDARGRQSNLAESPAQLLLEAASAKQTTSKKVALDVQESQIPAKPPVELGLTNKSSEPQNNDGKKSGLAASDGLNKAMSSARISSPVKQREYRRADGRKRIIPEVVGVPIQQKNISSNAQSPALDFPVGSSDRRKNDNGAVPSDVGLREASVRGTVGRSSDLKERSGVTARATVTDSLVIEKVPVSAAQDHSINVEKSGSMRPSSSTASSSTSLSISVFDKKEGEDMTPVCLEACLREHAMNDIAGVGHACMMKETEIVCTKGSQTLWSDRISGKVSVLAGNANFWAVGCEDGCLQVYTKCGRRALPTMMMASAATFIDCDESWKLLLVTKKGSLYLWDLFNRNCLLHDSLASLVSLDLSSSAKGIMKVISVKLSKSGFPLVVLATRHAFLFDMSLMCWLRVADDCFPASNFASSWSLGSIHTGELAALQVDVRKYLARKPGWTRVTDDGVQTRAHLEAQLASSLALKSPNEYRQGLLSYIRFLAREADESRLREVCESFLGPPTGMASDSKNPAWDPYVLGMRKHKLLREDILPAMASNRKVQRLLNEFMDLLSEYEIIENNLDQKSPSPPTTSHPVIDPMDSTPSAAAQTDSPVLATDKKENPSLGPDKMHSAPSITGRVNTGALLTDSSEPKLQ
- the LOC107959371 gene encoding protein HIRA isoform X2 produces the protein MIAEKPNWVRHEGMQIFSVDVQPGGLRFATGGGDHKVRIWNLKSVGRDLENDESTQRLLATLRDHFGSVNCVRWAKHGRFVASGSDDQVILIHERKPGSGTTEFGSGEPPDVENWKVAMTLRGHTADVVDLNWSPDDSILASGSLDNTVHIWNMSNGICTAVLRGHSSLVKGVAWDPIGSFIASQSDDKTVIIWRTSDWSLAHKTEGHWAKSLGSTFFRRLGWSPCGHFITTTHGYQKPRHSAPVLERGEWAATFDFLGHNAPIIVVKFNHSMFRRNFANSQEVKATSVGWANGAAAKIGGKESQPYNVIAIGSQDRTITVWTTASPRPLFVAKHFFGQSVVDLSWSPDGYSLFACSLDGTVATFHFEAKELGHRLSDAELDELKRSRYGDARGRQSNLAESPAQLLLEAASAKQTTSKKVALDVQESQIPAKPPVELGLTNKSSEPQNNDGKKSGLAASDGLNKAMSSARISSPVKQREYRRADGRKRIIPEVVGVPIQQKNISSNAQSPALDFPVGSSDRRKNDNGAVPSDVGLREASVRGTVGRSSDLKERSGVTARATVTDSLVIEKVPVSAAQDHSINVEKSGSMRPSSSTASSSTSLSISVFDKKEGEDMTPVCLEACLREHAMNDIAGVGHACMMKETEIVCTKGSQTLWSDRISGKVSVLAGNANFWAVGCEDGCLQVYTKCGRRALPTMMMASAATFIDCDESWKLLLVTKKGSLYLWDLFNRNCLLHDSLASLVSLDLSSSAKGIMKVISVKLSKSGFPLVVLATRHAFLFDMSLMCWLRVADDCFPASNFASSWSLGSIHTGELAALQVDVRKYLARKPGWTRVTDDGVQTRAHLEAQLASSLALKSPNEYRQGLLSYIRFLAREADESRLREVCESFLGPPTGMASDSKNPAWDPYVLMFAGNEKAQTFKRRHSSCNGIQ
- the LOC107959371 gene encoding protein HIRA isoform X3 is translated as MSNGICTAVLRGHSSLVKGVAWDPIGSFIASQSDDKTVIIWRTSDWSLAHKTEGHWAKSLGSTFFRRLGWSPCGHFITTTHGYQKPRHSAPVLERGEWAATFDFLGHNAPIIVVKFNHSMFRRNFANSQEVKATSVGWANGAAAKIGGKESQPYNVIAIGSQDRTITVWTTASPRPLFVAKHFFGQSVVDLSWSPDGYSLFACSLDGTVATFHFEAKELGHRLSDAELDELKRSRYGDARGRQSNLAESPAQLLLEAASAKQTTSKKVALDVQESQIPAKPPVELGLTNKSSEPQNNDGKKSGLAASDGLNKAMSSARISSPVKQREYRRADGRKRIIPEVVGVPIQQKNISSNAQSPALDFPVGSSDRRKNDNGAVPSDVGLREASVRGTVGRSSDLKERSGVTARATVTDSLVIEKVPVSAAQDHSINVEKSGSMRPSSSTASSSTSLSISVFDKKEGEDMTPVCLEACLREHAMNDIAGVGHACMMKETEIVCTKGSQTLWSDRISGKVSVLAGNANFWAVGCEDGCLQVYTKCGRRALPTMMMASAATFIDCDESWKLLLVTKKGSLYLWDLFNRNCLLHDSLASLVSLDLSSSAKGIMKVISVKLSKSGFPLVVLATRHAFLFDMSLMCWLRVADDCFPASNFASSWSLGSIHTGELAALQVDVRKYLARKPGWTRVTDDGVQTRAHLEAQLASSLALKSPNEYRQGLLSYIRFLAREADESRLREVCESFLGPPTGMASDSKNPAWDPYVLGMRKHKLLREDILPAMASNRKVQRLLNEFMDLLSEYEIIENNLDQKSPSPPTTSHPVIDPMDSTPSAAAQTDSPVLATDKKENPSLGPDKMHSAPSITGRVNTGALLTDSSEPKLQ